The Oncorhynchus clarkii lewisi isolate Uvic-CL-2024 chromosome 12, UVic_Ocla_1.0, whole genome shotgun sequence genome segment GTTGAATAAATTCGTCTGTTAATTTGAACTAATTAAGCTGCTGAATCGTTCAGTTTACATCTTGCCTACATCTTGCCTAGGCTACTGTGGACTATCTGAAATGAGATGTAGGCCTATCAGGGGCTATAGGCTACCTGCCTTTATATAAGCAAACCATGGCAAAATGTACAATCCTAAACccagattaaaaaatatatatatataaatatatatatatatatatatatatatatatatatatatatatatatatatatgcagtgcgacacaaacaacaacacagagttacacatggaataaacaaactaCGTAATACATTAGAAACATttgaaaaagtctatatacagtgtgtgcaaatggcgtgaggaggtaaggcaataaataggccataggccAAATGACAAGTTGATCTGGCAAATGGGCCATTTGTTTattatttaaaatgttatttcacctttatttaaccaggtaggctagttgagaacaagttctcatttgcaactgcgacctggccaagataaagcaaagcagtgtgacacagacaacaacacatggagtaaTCAATAAACatgccaataacacaataaacaaatcaatgacacagtagaaaaaataaagtctatatacagtgtgtgcaaaaggcatgaggaggtaggcaataaataggccataggagcgaatagttacaatttagcagattaacactggagtgataaatgagcagatgatgatgtgcaagtagagatactggtgtgcacaagagcagaaaagtaaataaaataaaaacagtatggggatgaggtagatagattgggttggctatttacagatggactatgtacagctgcagcaatcacttagctgctcagatagttgatgtttaaagttggtgagggaaataaaagtctccaacttcagctatttttgcaattcgttccagtcactggcagcagagaactggaaggaaaggcggccaaattaggtgttggctttggagatgatcagtgagatatacctgctggaacgtgtgctacgggtgggtgatgTTATTGTGACAAGTGAACTGAGATAAAGCGGAGCTTTACCTaacatagatgacctggagccagtgggtctggcgacgaatatgtagcgagggccagccgactagagcatacaggtcgcagtggtgggtggtataaggtgatttggtaacaaaacggatggcactgtgatagactgcatccagtttgctgagtagagtgttggaagctattttgtagatgacatcgccaaagtcaaggatcggtaggataatcagttttactagggtaagtttggcggcgtgaatgaaggaggctttgttgcgaaatagaaagccgattctagatttttgattggagatgagtctggaaggagagtttacagtctagccagacacctaggtatttatagttgtccacatattctaggtcggaaccgtccagggtggtgatgctagccGGGCAGgctggtgcgggcagcgaacTGTTGAAAAccgtttgtaatgttttgtaatCTGGCACATAATCTGGCACATAATAACAGCACAATTACCAGAAAATAGTCTAACATTCGTTTTTTTAATGTTTATCTTGCTTAGAGATTTTGAGATCCTCTGACCAGTTTTCATCACTCAAACTCTCCTGTCAGATTTATCTACAGTTATGCACATGCGCAAAGgggatttatttacaattataaACCTGGTTCGAGCACTTAATGCTGATTGGATGAACGccttggtatatcagaccatataccatgggtatgacaaaaaaatactttttattgttctaattacgttggtaaccagtttataatagtaataaggcaccccagggtttgtggtatatggtcaatataccacgggctaacggctgtatccaggcactctgcgttgcgtcacgcttaagaacagcccttagccgtggtatacagtgcattcggaaagtattcaggcacCTTGacgttttccccattttgttacgttacagccttattctaaaattgattaaattgtgacTCCTTGCGGTGGGctgggcacctgcaggctgaacGTTTTTTCCTcaggtgaacggtgtttcctccaacacattggtgcagctggcttacGGGTTAATCGTGCGGGTGTTAATTAAGAAGCGtggtttggtgggtcatgttttggagtATGCCTGACTTGAACTTCGCCTCTtccgagcccattggggagttgcggCGATAAGACAagatcacaaaattggggagaaaaagtgggtacaaaaataaacaaacggaaatatcacatttacataagtattcagaccctttacccagtactttgttgaagcacctttggcagcgattacagccttgagtcttcttggggatGATGTATATCTGTCTAAAAACATAATCTCGAAAAATACCTAATTCTGAGAGCAATTGGATGTCGATGCAACATTCAAAGTTATATTATGTGCTTCATTTAGTCAAATTTCTCATAAAAACATAATGTCTGTCAGTTTTATTTTGTTAGGGGTAATAAGTCTTACTGCCAGTGACGGATAAGGAAGAAGAAGTGTGGAGAACACAAAATGGCAAGTAGGGCTCCTCCCTCCCTCGGTAAGTTCTGTGGCAATGTTCAGGATGTACAGTACCCTGTAAAAGAAAAACTCATTCCCATTTGAGGAGTGCCTCAGGAATATACTGAGCTCTTTCTTTGACAGGGGAGACCCACCATCGGTCAGAGATGAAGATTGTGCTAATTGGGGGAAGACAGATGTGGGATATAGAAGCCAGCGGGAAGAGTTCAATAGGAAACACCATCCTGGGCAGAGACATTTTTGAGACAGGAAGAAGAACTGCCCAATGTGTGAGTGGACAACGGTATGTGTATGGGAGGCAGATAACTTTGATTGACACCCCAGGCTGGTGGTGGGGTTATCCTGTAGATAATACTCCCAAATTGGATCAATTGGAAATCATGAGAAGTGTATATCTATGTCATCCTGGACCCCAAGCCTTTCTCTTGGTCATTCCCGTGGACACCGTTTTCCCCAACATATTCAAAAGATCGTTACAGGAACACCTGGAGCTATTCAATGATAGAGTCTGGAGACACACTATTGTGCTGTTTAGTACAATCACTCCCCCCAATGACAGAAAACACATAAGCGATTGGCCGGATCTTCAATGGCTTATTAAGAAGTGTGGGAACAGGGATCATGTTTTGAATGTCAATAACAGGGGTGATGACACCCAGGTCACAGAGCTGCTGGAGAAGATAGAAGAAATGGTGGCAGGAAACGATGGCAATCATTATGAGACAAACCAAGCTCTGTCTGAAGAGCTGGAAGAGAAGAGATTAGCAGTGATTGAAGTAGCCAAACGGATGATGGCTAAGGTACAGAGACAAAGGACCAGACTCAGAGCGCTGATCAAAGGTGAGcttaaatgtgtgtgtgaaataCTAAGGACAAGATTGAATGAAACCTGACAGCATTATACATATAGTTTCTTCTTGAGTACCAGAAAAATTGCATAACACAGGAGCAACCACCGCTTCTCTTACATTAGAGCATTTGATCTGCATCCTCCCTGTAGATTTCTGATTTATTTTCAATTTTTAAGGAGAGGCAACTAGCCCAACATACCTCAGGCTTGTGATTGTTGGGGCACAATGGGCTGCCAGGAGCTCAGCAGGAAACACCATTCTGGGGGAAGGTGTGTTTGATGTTGCTGATAATACAAGAAGAACAGTGCACTGTGTGACAAGACATGGTGAAGTAGCAGGGAGGCAGCTTACGGTGGTTGACACACCAGGCTGGCACTACAATAGTTCTCTACAGAACACCTCCAAGATGGATAGATTTGAGATAGTGCACAGTGTGTTTCAATGTCCTCCAGGACCCCATGCGGTCCTTCTGGTGGTTCCCTTTGCAACAGCATTCAACAAATCATATGAGAGAGCTGTTGAGGAGCACATGGGTCTCTTCACAGATGCAGTCTGGAAGCACACGATTGTGCTCTTCACACGAGGAGACTGGCTGGGAGACACAACTGTTGAGCAGCGCATTGCGAGTGAAGGGAAGGGTCTTCAGTGGCTCATTGAGAAATGTGGTAACAGATACCATGTTTTTGACAACAAGAATCGAAGTGATGCAACACAGGTAATCGAGCTGCtggagaaagtagaggagatggtGGCAGAAAACAGAGGTTGTCCTTATGAAATTGACACAGATGTTTCAGCAGACTTGGAACAGAAAAAGAGGGCTGGAAAAGAAAGAGCTCAAAAGATCACAATGAAGGTGCAGAGACAAATGACGACACTCAGAGAACTGTTTAAAGGTGACTTTATTTGAATTCTAAGCATAAAACTAACAGATTATGACTACTCTCACCACTTCTACATTGTTGTTTCTGTTTCCTCTGTGGACAAACATTTGTGCATATCTCCTAGGTTTAAAAAAATGCATTTGTTATTGATTTAGTTTGGAATTAGTCTTTGTAAACACCCTTGAGTTGAGGAAATAGaagaaacgtttttttttttgtaacaagAGCATGCAAAAATtgtagatttttatttttaaggGGAGGAACAAATATTCTCAGAGGATGAGTTGAGAATTGTACTTGTTGGGAGAAGAGAGGCTGGGAATAGTGTGGCAGGAAACACAATACTGGTTGGAGAGTTGTTTCCGACAGCTTTGACCAAGGTATGGAAACTTGAATTCACCCTGCTCTATATCCCTTCAGATACTGTATGAGTGCAACATACTTTGAGATTTTGGGTCCTCCTGTCCTGTAACTGTAACTATCGTTTAAAGTGTCTCTATCATTAAAGTGGAAATTAAAGCCCAGGAAATGTTTCTTTAATACTAAGGAGTTTGTTGAAATTAAAAACATAAAGTGATGTTTGTTTATGACATTCCCCCGTTGGTAACTCCTAAATACAGGTAAAGTTATTTTCTGCGTAATTATTCTGTttataaatgtttttgttgttgatataTTTAGGAATTCAGAATTCAAAACAGAACTACGTGGTGTGTAATGCATCAAAAGAGAGTTGCTGGGATGAAGCTCAACGTTGTAGATACACCAGGCTGGTGGAAGAGAACCCCACAGGATGCACAAGATAAGGTTCAAGATGAAGTGGTGcgcagtgtgtctctctgtccacctGGCCCCCATGCTTTTCTTCTGGTCATTCCCATTTCTGCACCATTTTCAGAGGGAGACCTCAAAGCAGTAGAGGAGCACCTTGGGCTATTAACTGAGAAAGTCTGGAGACACACAATGGTGCTGTTCACCTGGGGAGATTGGCTAGGAGACAGAGCCATTGAGGAATAtattgagagagaaggagaggcactCCAACAACTAGTTGAAAAATGTGGGAACAGGTATCATGTAATGAACTGCCATGGCTGGGATGATGGCTCTCAGGTCACAACACTGTTGAGGAAGGTAAAGGAGATGGTTGTACGTAACAAAGGGCACAATTTCACTATTGAACAGAAGAGTAGGCAGAAGCCAATGCTTCACTGGTTAGCAGGAAAGGGCATGATGACCGAAGAGGAATggaacaggagagaagaggaactcATAGAGCGGATGTTGAAGGCAATGGTGGTAGAACCAGAGGAATCCAAATTGCCATTTGTACGGGGGAAGGAAAGCATTGATTTCTTCATCCCTAGCAGTACGTTTGACATTATGTTTTCAaaatcagttttttatttttttttatcttagAAATGTTTCTTAGAATCCTTAACATTTATTGTTGGGTATTCCAGTCAAAGGGATCTTCTAACAGTGTTTGTTGCCCTGGTTTTCAGTGAGCTGTGAGACTCCCTCTGAAGTTGGGAGTTCCTACATAAATTATGGAGCACATGCCAAGGTGTCTGAATGGAGAGTGAAGTATGCTGGGAGATCTGCTGCATCCTCTGGGCACGGCACTATGAGTTCAGCAGTCAGTTACATGGGCGAATCTCTGGACCGATGGGAGAATCTAGTCAAGGAGAGTCTGGGGGACGGCAAGATAAGGGCAAGGATGTTGGATAGTCCTGCAAAGTCAGAGGCCCACACTTATGG includes the following:
- the LOC139423169 gene encoding GTPase IMAP family member 8-like, whose translation is MASRAPPSLGETHHRSEMKIVLIGGRQMWDIEASGKSSIGNTILGRDIFETGRRTAQCVSGQRYVYGRQITLIDTPGWWWGYPVDNTPKLDQLEIMRSVYLCHPGPQAFLLVIPVDTVFPNIFKRSLQEHLELFNDRVWRHTIVLFSTITPPNDRKHISDWPDLQWLIKKCGNRDHVLNVNNRGDDTQVTELLEKIEEMVAGNDGNHYETNQALSEELEEKRLAVIEVAKRMMAKVQRQRTRLRALIKGEATSPTYLRLVIVGAQWAARSSAGNTILGEGVFDVADNTRRTVHCVTRHGEVAGRQLTVVDTPGWHYNSSLQNTSKMDRFEIVHSVFQCPPGPHAVLLVVPFATAFNKSYERAVEEHMGLFTDAVWKHTIVLFTRGDWLGDTTVEQRIASEGKGLQWLIEKCGNRYHVFDNKNRSDATQVIELLEKVEEMVAENRGCPYEIDTDVSADLEQKKRAGKERAQKITMKVQRQMTTLRELFKGEEQIFSEDELRIVLVGRREAGNSVAGNTILVGELFPTALTKEFRIQNRTTWCVMHQKRVAGMKLNVVDTPGWWKRTPQDAQDKVQDEVVRSVSLCPPGPHAFLLVIPISAPFSEGDLKAVEEHLGLLTEKVWRHTMVLFTWGDWLGDRAIEEYIEREGEALQQLVEKCGNRYHVMNCHGWDDGSQVTTLLRKVKEMVVRNKGHNFTIEQKSRQKPMLHWLAGKGMMTEEEWNRREEELIERMLKAMVVEPEESKLPFVRGKESIDFFIPSMSCETPSEVGSSYINYGAHAKVSEWRVKYAGRSAASSGHGTMSSAVSYMGESLDRWENLVKESLGDGKIRARMLDSPAKSEAHTYGVKTKHRNSH